The following proteins come from a genomic window of Pyxidicoccus sp. MSG2:
- a CDS encoding cytochrome c3 family protein produces the protein MSGPLFPRWTNTVSRLSAAALLAVPAIGIGGLMAYVRSPYVTNQQMPVEQPIEFDHRHHAGDEQIDCRYCHWTVEKAPSAGIPSTTVCMSCHAQVWNKSPYLVEVRKAFFSDQPIPWVRVHNLPDFVYFNHAIHVNKGVGCATCHGRIDQMGAVEQHAPLTMAWCLDCHRNPEPNLRPAEFITSMTWAPPADKAEAAALGQKLKEEYDVHSRTSCSTCHR, from the coding sequence ATGAGCGGCCCTCTCTTCCCACGCTGGACGAACACGGTGTCGCGGCTGTCCGCCGCGGCGCTCCTCGCCGTGCCCGCCATCGGCATCGGCGGCCTCATGGCCTACGTACGCTCGCCGTACGTCACCAACCAGCAGATGCCCGTCGAGCAGCCCATCGAGTTCGACCACCGCCATCACGCGGGTGACGAGCAGATCGACTGCCGGTACTGCCACTGGACGGTGGAGAAGGCGCCCTCCGCGGGCATCCCCTCCACCACCGTGTGCATGTCCTGCCACGCCCAGGTGTGGAACAAGAGCCCGTACCTCGTCGAGGTGCGCAAGGCCTTCTTCTCCGACCAGCCCATCCCCTGGGTCCGCGTCCACAACCTGCCGGACTTCGTCTACTTCAACCACGCCATCCACGTGAACAAGGGCGTGGGCTGCGCCACCTGCCACGGCCGCATCGACCAGATGGGCGCCGTCGAGCAGCACGCGCCGCTGACGATGGCCTGGTGTCTGGACTGCCACCGCAACCCCGAGCCCAACCTGCGCCCGGCCGAGTTCATCACCTCGATGACCTGGGCGCCGCCCGCGGACAAGGCCGAGGCCGCCGCGCTCGGTCAGAAGCTGAAGGAAGAGTACGACGTCCACTCGCGCACGAGCTGCTCCACATGCCACCGATGA
- a CDS encoding HNH endonuclease, with amino-acid sequence MSTAKRRRILGIIATDSTFERTEHRGREAWLGKCLHCNAHLVVGLDGEPISRATIEHILPQTAGGTDAPSNLGLACARCNQGKSRHDVKYHRDARARELVERLLARRRERWREPDGEDAE; translated from the coding sequence ATGAGCACCGCCAAGCGCCGTCGCATCCTCGGCATCATCGCCACTGACAGCACCTTCGAGCGCACCGAGCACCGCGGCCGCGAGGCCTGGCTGGGCAAGTGCCTCCACTGCAACGCCCACCTCGTGGTGGGCCTGGATGGCGAGCCCATCAGCCGCGCCACCATCGAGCACATCCTCCCGCAGACCGCCGGCGGCACGGACGCGCCGTCCAACCTGGGCCTGGCCTGCGCCCGCTGCAACCAGGGCAAGAGCCGGCACGACGTGAAGTACCACCGTGACGCACGCGCTCGTGAATTGGTGGAGCGGCTGCTGGCCCGCCGCCGCGAGCGCTGGCGTGAGCCGGACGGCGAAGACGCGGAGTGA
- the pdeM gene encoding ligase-associated DNA damage response endonuclease PdeM, whose product MDARRCQVRVGGTLLELLPERALHWPEAGILAVADLHWGKTESFQQHGIPLPGGVLEDDLARLSAALSATGARRLLLLGDLIHSRQGLTPALVQRLAVWRESHASVELVLVRGNHDRHVKTLPPEWRLEVLESHADEGPFRFAHHPEPAPGRYVWAGHLHPMVRLSGGADRLRLPCFHVGRDVGVLPAFSAFTGGLDVSPRPGERVFAIAEPAVVEV is encoded by the coding sequence ATGGACGCGAGAAGATGCCAAGTCCGCGTAGGCGGCACCCTCCTGGAGCTGCTCCCCGAGCGCGCCCTGCACTGGCCCGAGGCAGGCATCCTGGCCGTCGCGGACCTGCACTGGGGCAAGACGGAGAGCTTCCAGCAGCACGGCATCCCCCTGCCCGGCGGCGTGCTGGAGGATGACCTCGCGCGCCTGTCCGCCGCGCTGTCCGCCACCGGTGCCCGCCGCCTGCTCCTCCTGGGCGACCTCATCCACTCCCGCCAGGGCCTCACGCCCGCCCTCGTCCAGCGGCTCGCCGTCTGGCGCGAGTCCCACGCCAGCGTGGAGCTGGTGCTGGTACGCGGCAACCACGACCGCCATGTGAAGACGCTCCCCCCGGAGTGGCGCCTCGAAGTCCTGGAGTCCCACGCCGACGAGGGCCCCTTCCGCTTCGCCCACCACCCGGAGCCCGCGCCCGGCCGCTACGTGTGGGCGGGCCACCTCCATCCCATGGTGCGCCTGTCCGGCGGAGCAGACAGGCTCCGTCTGCCCTGCTTCCATGTGGGCCGCGACGTGGGCGTACTGCCCGCCTTCAGCGCCTTCACCGGCGGGCTCGATGTCTCCCCCCGCCCCGGCGAGCGCGTCTTCGCCATCGCCGAACCCGCCGTGGTCGAGGTGTAG